A genome region from Triticum aestivum cultivar Chinese Spring chromosome 2B, IWGSC CS RefSeq v2.1, whole genome shotgun sequence includes the following:
- the LOC123039079 gene encoding receptor-like serine/threonine-protein kinase NCRK codes for MGSSSKAASRKSTASSSSSSWRTLVHGCLGGAMAAGENVPASGGLAQQPPPIVTNNDLPLAASNSNLHAFTFAELCEATEGFACCNQIGSGEFGTAYRGFIEDGNGGTYLLLDVSPQFHIDQMYSISISRLPCDQKEAMFLGELQLRHPCLVRMIGYCCEEEHRLLVYELMDHGSLDDYFFKPFYRPVLPWSTRLSIVLATAKGLVSLHGAEKPLICGEFNASDILLDSDNNAKISLSGLRLDTRASDGSVTTTRSRLGTPRGSAPEYVMSGSLTPKWDVYSFGVVLLEILITGMKWVDMKRPVKEERNLLEYARPNLEDPVKLAGIMDRALKAIYPVAAAHKAALVTYKCLHVKPEERPDMSDVVKALDLLTDAVIKEDQLPVPAPVSPNSNMHRFTFAELSAATGGFASGNKIGSGSFGTVYRGSLEDGFRPGLPAQPVAVKRVRADDYHSEEHLKDSIFLGELQPRQPSLVKMIGYCYEGLHRLLVYELMGHGSLANYLSSDIRVVLSWSTRLSIALATAKGLLSLHGEEKPLISVKFNASNILLDSYNNVKLSDLWFARKYGKGDDPNVYTLITSGYGSAPEYVMSGDFTKKSDVYCFGVVLLEILTGQRLAWLACASEQNLRNLRPRLRDPLKLGRVMDPVLKDIYPVAAAHDACMVAYRCLHASPGKRPSMLAVVEALDLLVGVTIADEVEASQTSTRS; via the exons ATGGGGTCCAGTTCCAAGGCTGCTTCAAGGAAGTCgacggcgtcgtcgtcgtcgtcctcgtggAGAACACTCGTCCACGGCTGCCTCGGCGGGGCCATGGCGGCGGGGGAGAACGTCCCAGCAAGCGGCGGGTTGGCGCAGCAGCCACCGCCAATCGTCACGAACAACGACCTGCCGCTGGCGGCGTCCAACTCCAACCTGCACGCCTTCACGTTCGCGGAGCTGTGCGAGGCGACCGAGGGGTTCGCCTGCTGCAACCAAATCGGCAGCGGCGAGTTCGGGACGGCCTACAGGGGATTCATCGAGGACG GGAATGGTGGTACGTACCTACTCCTCGATGTCAGCCCCCAATTTCACATTGATCAGATGTACTCCATCTCCATCTCTCGGCTACCGTGTGATCAGAAGGAGGCGATGTTCCTCGGGGAGCTGCAGCTGCGGCATCCCTGCCTGGTGAGGATGATCGGCTACTGCTGCGAGGAGGAGCACAGGCTCCTCGTCTACGAGCTCATGGACCATGGCAGCTTGGACGACTACTTCTTCAAGC CTTTTTATCGTCCCGTGCTGCCATGGTCAACCAGACTAAGCATCGTCTTAGCTACGGCGAAAGGGCTGGTGTCCCTCCACGGCGCGGAGAAGCCATTGATCTGCGGCGAATTCAATGCCTCCGACATCCTACTGGACTCG GATAACAATGCCAAGATCTCGCTCTCGGGCCTGAGGCTTGACACGAGAGCGAGCGACGGCTCGGTCACCACCACGCGCTCGCGCCTTGGAACACCGCGCGGCAGCGCACCGGAGTACGTCATGTCCGGCAGTCTCACCCCGAAATGGGACGTGTACAGCTTCGGGGTGGTGTTGTTGGAGATTCTGATCACAGGGATGAAGTGGGTAGACATGAAAAGACCCGTCAAGGAGGAGCGGAACCTGTTGGAGTACGCGCGGCCGAATCTCGAAGACCCGGTTAAACTGGCAGGGATCATGGATAGAGCATTGAAGGCCATCTACCCAGTGGCAGCCGCACACAAGGCTGCCCTGGTCACATACAAGTGTCTCCATGTCAAACCCGAGGAGAGGCCAGACATGTCGGACGTCGTGAAGGCGCTGGATCTGCTTACCGACGCCGTCATCAAGGAGGATCAGTTGCCGGTGCCGGCGCCCGTGTCGCCCAACTCCAACATGCACAGGTTCACCTTTGCGGAGCTGAGCGCCGCAACCGGAGGGTTCGCCTCAGGAAACAAAATCGGCAGCGGCAGTTTCGGGACGGTGTACAGGGGATCCCTCGAGGACGGCTTCCGGCCGGGGCTCCCGGCGCAGCCAGTCGCCGTCAAGAGAGTCCGTGCTGACGACTACCACTCCGAGGAACATCTG AAAGACTCGATATTCCTGGGGGAGCTGCAGCCGCGGCAGCCGAGCCTGGTGAAGATGATCGGCTACTGCTACGAGGGGCTGCACAGGCTTCTCGTCTACGAGCTAATGGGCCATGGCAGCTTGGCAAACTACCTCTCCAGTG ATATTCGTGTTGTGTTGTCATGGTCAACACGGTTAAGCATTGCTCTAGCTACCGCGAAAGGGTTGTTGTCCCTCCATGGTGAAGAGAAGCCACTGATCTCCGTCAAATTTAACGCCTCCAACATCTTACTAGACTCG TATAACAATGTCAAGCTATCAGACCTGTGGTTCGCCAGAAAATACGGGAAAGGTGATGATCCTAACGTGTACACACTCATAACAAGTGGGTACGGCTCTGCGCCGGAGTACGTCATGTCCGGGGACTTCACCAAGAAGAGCGAcgtgtactgcttcggagtggtgttACTGGAGATCCTAACCGGACAGAGGTTGGCCTGGTTGGCCTGTGCTTCAGAACAGAACCTGCGGAACCTACGACCACGTCTGAGAGACCCGCTCAAGCTAGGGAGGGTCATGGACCCGGTGTTGAAAGACATTTACCCGGTGGCAGCGGCACATGATGCTTGCATGGTCGCGTATAGGTGCCTTCACGCAAGCCCCGGGAAACGTCCAAGCATGTTGGCTGTTGTGGAGGCACTTGATTTGCTTGTTGGTGTCACCATCGCGGACGAGGTCGAAGCTAGTCAGACAAGCACAAGGTCATGA